From Cucumis melo cultivar AY chromosome 1, USDA_Cmelo_AY_1.0, whole genome shotgun sequence, a single genomic window includes:
- the LOC103499927 gene encoding uncharacterized protein LOC103499927, producing the protein MADPKAGGIVKKGQEEGLELAVALLKEFELPEGLLPLADVVEVGYVKETGYVWIVQRKKVEHEFKMVSKLVSYDTEITGFILNKRIKKLKGVKAKEFLLWPPVNDIFIDDPSTGKIHFKSLAGVTKTFPIQAFAAGQ; encoded by the coding sequence ATGGCGGATCCAAAAGCAGGTGGGATAGTGAAAAAGGGGCAGGAGGAAGGGCTTGAACTGGCAGTGGCCCTTTTGAAGGAGTTTGAGCTGCCGGAGGGTCTACTCCCATTAGCCGACGTGGTGGAAGTTGGGTACGTGAAGGAGACAGGTTATGTATGGATTGTGCAAAGGAAAAAAGTGGAGCATGAGTTCAAAATGGTGAGTAAGTTGGTGAGTTATGACACAGAGATAACTGGGTTCATTTTGAATAAGAGGATTAAGAAACTTAAGGGCGTTAAGGCTAAGGAGTTTCTGCTATGGCCACCTGTTAATGATATCTTCATCGATGATCCTTCCACAGGAAAGATTCATTTCAAAAGCCTCGCTGGGGTTACCAAAACTTTTCCAATTCAAGCCTTTGCTGCAGGCCAGTGA
- the LOC103499926 gene encoding uncharacterized protein LOC103499926, with amino-acid sequence MASFGSLKIAIFEREERKQQYQAHVRGLNAYDRHKKFMHDYVHFYGKNKTGEEKLPIKTDQDTLREGYRFIRSEEDDMDTSWEQKLVKRYYDKLFKEYCIADMTQYKSGKIGLRWRMEKEVISGKGQFICGNKHCDEKNGLASYEVNFSYFEAGENKQALVKLVTCERCSKKLHYKRKKEKEKVERKEQEMSKRKRPSDDSSDSEDEGSRTRRKGNKASTSFGDHKADNKEEFDEYLEGMFP; translated from the exons ATGGCGTCGTTCGGTTCTCTGAAGATTGCCATCTTCgaaagagaagagagaaaacA ACAATACCAGGCTCATGTGCGAGGGCTCAATGCGTACGATCGCCACAAGAAGTTTATGCATGATTATG TTCATTTCTATGGGAAAAATAAGACAGGGGAAGAAAAGCTTCCCATCAAGACTGATCAAGACACCTTGAGGGAGGGCTACCG GTTCATTCGTTCAGAAGAAGATGACATGGATACATCATGGGAGCAGAAGCTGGTGAAGCGATATTATGATAAGCTTTTCAAAGA ATACTGCATAGCTGATATGACACAATACAAAAGTGGGAAG ATTGGTCTCAGGTGGCGTATGGAGAAGGAAGTAATATCTGGGAAAg GGCAGTTCATATGCGGTAACAAGCATTGTGATGAGAAGAATGGTTTAGCAAGCTATGAG GTGAACTTTTCTTATTTTGAAGCAGGAGAAAACAAGCAAGCCCTTGTAAAGTTGGTAACATGTGAGAG ATGCTCAAAGAAGCTTCACTACAAgcgaaagaaagaaaaggagaaagtGGAAAGGAAGGAGCAAGAAATGTCCAAAAGGAAGAG GCCAAGTGATGACAGTTCAGATAGTGAGGATGAAGGGAGCAGAACGAGGAGAAAAG GAAATAAGGCCTCAACATCATTTGGGGATCATAAAGCTGATAACAAAGAAGAGTTTGATGAATATCTGGAGGGAATGTTTCCATAA